The DNA region CCTGCTGCATGTTTTCCGGCGTCCCCTTGATGTGCATCAGCACCACCGGCACGTTCAGCTCGGCCACGGTCGCGGCCATATGCTCGCTGAACTGCAGGGCGGAGATGTCGTTGACCAGGTCGGCGCCGCCCTCCTCGACGGCCAGGCGCGCCAACTCGGCCTTGCTGGTGTCGATGGAAACCAACACTCCGAGTTCCTCCTTGATCTTTTCGATGATCGGCAGGACGCGGTCGACCTCCTCCTCGGCGCTTAGCTGGCTTGCCCCCGGCCGGGTGCTTTCGCCGCCGACGTCGATGATATCGGCACCGGCGGCGACCATTTCCCGGGCATGGTCCCAGGCGGCGTTGCTTTCGAAAAACCGACCGGCGTCGGAGAAGGAATCGGGGGTGATGTTGAGAATGCCCATGATCAGCGGTTCTTTTTTTTCAATGAAGCCATTTCGCAGGTACAGTTTCATTTGCTGGCTCCAGCGATCTTCTTTTTTTGCAGGTCCCTGAACAATTTCAGGCCCTGGGCGCGGGTGTGGAAGGAGCCGTCCAGCTGCAGGTCGTACAACTCCTTTAAAAGGGCGCCCATCTGCCGGCCCGGGGCGACGCCCAGGGCGATCAGGTCGCGGCCCAGGATGAGCGGCCGGATGCTCTCCTGGCTGATCCGGTATTCCTCCTTTTTGCGGCTGAACCAGCGGGCAATGTCGTCGAGGCCTTTGAAAGCGAGCGGCCGGGGTTCGCGCGAGCGGCGGTCGGCGAAATCGAGCAGCAGCAGGAGCAGGTCCTCGCCCTCCATGTCCTTGACGGCGCGGGCGATGGCCTTGAAGGTGATCTCCTCGCGGTTGCGGTAGAGCTCGTAGATCCGGTGGTGCTGCTGCACCAGGCGCAAGACGGTCTTTTTCAAAGGAAACCCGCGCCAAGTCTCGACGCGCAGCCTGGCCAGCAGCGCCTCGGCCTTCTGGCTGCCGTGGGAGTCGTGAAAGGCCGAGGTCACCGTCATGCGCCCGTGCTTGAACTCCCAGGCGGTGGTCGTGGCCTTGCCGCAGTCGTGGAGCAGGGCGGCCAGCAGCAGGCATAGCGACCGCTCCTGGTCCAGCTTGTAGCGCGCGGTCAGCTTCTTGACGATATCGATAGTGATCAGGGTGTGGGCCCAGACCGAGTGGTGCCCCTGCTCGTCCTGCTCGGGGTGGAAGTAGGCGTCCTGGATGGTCAGGGCCAGGACGGCCAGCTCGGGGAAAAGTTTTTCCATGACCGCCAGGCGGAAATATTCCTGGAGCCCGGCCGAGGGCTGAGGCGACTCAAGCAGCAGCCTAAAAAGCTCGTCAACGACCCGCTCGGCGCTCAACGCGCCCAGCGGCACCTTCCTGGACTTGGCGTAGATGGCCTTGTCGACAGTGAACCCGTGCACGGCGGCGAAGCGGGCGGCGCGCAAGATGCGCAACGGATCGTCGCTGAAGCTGGCCGGGCTGGTCATGACGATGCGTTTTTCGGCGATGGTCTTCAGCCCCTGGTGCGGGTCGACGACCACCCCGTCGCTCAGGCGGACGGCGATGGAGTTGCAAGTGAAATCGCGCCGAAAAAGGTCCTCCTCCAGCGTGACCTGCGGCCCGGCCTCGATGCGAAAATTCTTGTGGCCGTGGGCCCGCTCGTCCTTTTTCTGGTCGCGGCGCGGGACGGCGATGTCGAACGTTTTTCCCTCGCGGCTGAACTTGAGCACGGCGAAGCTCTTGCCGACGGTGTCGGTCTTGCCGAAGGATTTGAGCGCGGCGGCGATCTCGTCGTAGCTGCTGCCGGTGACCAGCAGGTCGACATCCTGCTCCTTGTTTATTTTACCGTATAGGATGAAATCGCGCACCGTCCCGCCCACCACGTAGACCCGGTCGGCAAAGACGGAGACGAAGAAATCCTTCATCGGGAACCGCAACGAGAGCCGCTTCATGGTCCTTTCATCATAATGATTTCGGCCCTTGAAGTCAAACCCGCCTGCCACTGCCAGCGCGTTTGGTGCTATAATCTGGAGCATGCTCGAGACCGTCTTCAGCCCCGATTTTTTTAATGCCTTGCACGGCCGCCAGAATCGCATTGAGATCGCTTCCGTGGATGCCGATGTGCAGGAGCTGGCCGTGGCCGCGATTTTTGCCTGCGGCGCGGAAAGCCTCGTCTGGCTGGGTGGCGAGAACGAATCTTTTGCCGCCAGGGTGGAAAAGCTGGGGCAGTGGCTGAAGTTTTTCGGCCGGGAAAGCGTTCCAGTGCACACCTACACGCTGCCTTTCGAGGATCCCTACATCAATACCGCCCCCGACCCGGTCCGCATCGCGGCCAAGCAGCGGCTGCTGGCCGACCTGCGCGCCGGCAAGAAGATGATCATCCTGGCGACCCTGGCCGCGCTGAGCCTGCGCATCGAAAAGGATCGTGGCGCCGCCAACGCCGGCTTGGAGATCATGCGCGACGACCTTTGGGAGCGCAACGAGCTCATTCAAAGGATCGTCGGCCTCGGTTACCAGAGCCGTGAAGCGGTGGAGATCAACGGCGACATCGCCTGGCGCGGCAACGTGGTCGACATTTTCCCTGTCGCCGACGAGCGGCCGGTGCGCCTGGAGTTCGAGGGCCGGCGGCTCGTTTCACTGCGCTCCTTCGACCTCGACTCGCAGCGCTCGCTGAACGCCTTGTCCGCGGTGCGCATCGTCGCCAACCGTTATTTTCCCGAAGCCGCTAACCCCGATTGTCCCTTCCTGCTGGCGGCGGAAAATTCGTCGTTCCTGATCGCGGCCCTCGCCCCCTGCCGGCTGATCGGTTCGAATTTTTCCAGGCTGGAGAACGAGTACCGCAAGCTGCTGGAAAATCTTGAGCGCATCCGCGGCGCGGTCGTTGAGAGCGGCAAGGCCGCTTCTGCCGTCAACACCATTTTCAATTTTCCCTACGAGAAGGAAAGGGTAATCGATTTCACCGACTTCCCGGCCCGGGCCGGGGCCGAAATGGAAATTAAGAGCTGGCCCAAAACGCTGCTGACGCTCGACAGCAACGATATCGAGCGCTTGCACCAGAAGGCAGCGCAGGGTTTCCGTTTGCGCGCCTATGCCTCCGACAGCCATTTGCTGAAAAATGTGCAGGCCCTTTTGCCGGGGCTGGAGGGCCATTTTTTCAATATTCCCTGTTCGTTCGAGAACGAGCGCCTAAAGACCGTTTTCCTGACCGGCCGGGCCTTCCTTTACCGTGAAATCGGCGAAGCGGCCCCGACGGCCCGCGGCCCCGAGCAATGGCGGCGCGAAATGACCGTGGGCGACCTGGTCGTCCACCGCCGCCACGGCATCGGCAAGTTCGCCGGCTTCAAGCGCCTCCATTTCGAAGGCCAGACCGACGACTTCCTGAAGATCGAATACCAGGAACACGAATTCCTCTACGTGCCCTGGCACGAGCTCGACGTCCTGAAGCCCTACAGCGGCAGCGAGGGCGGCGCGCCGGCCCTGGACCGCTTGGGCGGAAAAACGTGGCGCCTCAAGACCGAGCGGGCCAAGAAGGCGATCGTCCACTACACCCGCGAGCTGCTCAATCTCTACGCCATGCGCAAGTCGCTGCGCAAGTCCGCCCTGCCGCCGGTGGCCGACATCGAGGAGAAGTTGCAGCGCGATTTTTCCTTCGTCGAGACCGAGGACCAGAAGAAGGCCATCCGCGCCGTCCTCGACGACATGGCCGCCGATTTTCCCATGGACCGCCTGATCTGCGGCGACGTCAGCTTCGGCAAGACCGAGGTGGCGCTGCGCGCCGCGTTGCGCGCCGTGGCCAACGGCAAGCAGGTCGCCTTCCTCTGCCCGACCACCATCCTGGCCCTGCAGCACTTCCGCAATTTCCAGCGCCGTTTGGCCGATTTCCCGCTGCGCCTGGCCATGCTCTCGCGGCTGGTGAGCGCGGCCGAGAAAAAGCGCATCGTCGCCGGGATCGAGAAGGGGCAGATCGACCTGGTCATCGGCACCCACTCGCTGTTGGCCAAGGGGGTGGCCTTCAAGAACCTGGGGTTGTTCATCGTCGACGAGGAGCA from Candidatus Aminicenantes bacterium includes:
- the folP gene encoding dihydropteroate synthase, yielding MKLYLRNGFIEKKEPLIMGILNITPDSFSDAGRFFESNAAWDHAREMVAAGADIIDVGGESTRPGASQLSAEEEVDRVLPIIEKIKEELGVLVSIDTSKAELARLAVEEGGADLVNDISALQFSEHMAATVAELNVPVVLMHIKGTPENMQQDPFYADVVGEINDYFQQRIDFALSTGIKKEKIILDPGIGFGKRLEDNLAIIKNLKRFGEFELPILIGVSRKTFLGRLSGETVPEKRLAETIAANIVAVRNGAAILRVHDVEATVRAMKVFRSLTV
- a CDS encoding HD domain-containing protein, with translation MKRLSLRFPMKDFFVSVFADRVYVVGGTVRDFILYGKINKEQDVDLLVTGSSYDEIAAALKSFGKTDTVGKSFAVLKFSREGKTFDIAVPRRDQKKDERAHGHKNFRIEAGPQVTLEEDLFRRDFTCNSIAVRLSDGVVVDPHQGLKTIAEKRIVMTSPASFSDDPLRILRAARFAAVHGFTVDKAIYAKSRKVPLGALSAERVVDELFRLLLESPQPSAGLQEYFRLAVMEKLFPELAVLALTIQDAYFHPEQDEQGHHSVWAHTLITIDIVKKLTARYKLDQERSLCLLLAALLHDCGKATTTAWEFKHGRMTVTSAFHDSHGSQKAEALLARLRVETWRGFPLKKTVLRLVQQHHRIYELYRNREEITFKAIARAVKDMEGEDLLLLLLDFADRRSREPRPLAFKGLDDIARWFSRKKEEYRISQESIRPLILGRDLIALGVAPGRQMGALLKELYDLQLDGSFHTRAQGLKLFRDLQKKKIAGASK
- a CDS encoding helicase-related protein translates to MLETVFSPDFFNALHGRQNRIEIASVDADVQELAVAAIFACGAESLVWLGGENESFAARVEKLGQWLKFFGRESVPVHTYTLPFEDPYINTAPDPVRIAAKQRLLADLRAGKKMIILATLAALSLRIEKDRGAANAGLEIMRDDLWERNELIQRIVGLGYQSREAVEINGDIAWRGNVVDIFPVADERPVRLEFEGRRLVSLRSFDLDSQRSLNALSAVRIVANRYFPEAANPDCPFLLAAENSSFLIAALAPCRLIGSNFSRLENEYRKLLENLERIRGAVVESGKAASAVNTIFNFPYEKERVIDFTDFPARAGAEMEIKSWPKTLLTLDSNDIERLHQKAAQGFRLRAYASDSHLLKNVQALLPGLEGHFFNIPCSFENERLKTVFLTGRAFLYREIGEAAPTARGPEQWRREMTVGDLVVHRRHGIGKFAGFKRLHFEGQTDDFLKIEYQEHEFLYVPWHELDVLKPYSGSEGGAPALDRLGGKTWRLKTERAKKAIVHYTRELLNLYAMRKSLRKSALPPVADIEEKLQRDFSFVETEDQKKAIRAVLDDMAADFPMDRLICGDVSFGKTEVALRAALRAVANGKQVAFLCPTTILALQHFRNFQRRLADFPLRLAMLSRLVSAAEKKRIVAGIEKGQIDLVIGTHSLLAKGVAFKNLGLFIVDEEQRFGVFQKEKLKQGREHVDVLTLSATPIPRTLSMALSGLQDISIINTPPLGRLAVKNFVGYFSREIVVSAVLNEIERDGAVFVVFNDIEQIFAFRDQLASWLPDVAIVVIHAKMATAQIEKNLMDFIAGKYRLLLSTTIIENGIDIPMVNTMLVVHADRLGLTQMYQLRGRIGRGSRQAHAYFLVDARQPVVSDKAKKRLDAIREFSELGSGYKLAEFDLSLRGAGALLGNRQHGHVEALGYDYFLELLRQAIREFKGEAAQERPLEMRVHFPYAIVESYLANTAERIRVYRSIFDARQADELLQLRAELQDRFGQIPESVEKIFYVGAVKLFARLYGWTKAEVFVDRVRVDAGREIAPLPGKTFSIPGLEAVDQRIWELEYNSLEGFIQLGKNLERLFL